One Peromyscus leucopus breed LL Stock chromosome 4, UCI_PerLeu_2.1, whole genome shotgun sequence genomic region harbors:
- the Ankrd60 gene encoding ankyrin repeat domain-containing protein 60 produces MTVRELKEELDLVVGIPFNLQRLHFLDQGILMDDATLKFYDVIPGAVISLCIWHYDGWTELVLAAVEGDPSKLSCLGISEDTFYRTANSQHFKGEQWRQWTAQRAFVALYISAHRGHADAVRYLLELGANCLGKSPLGRTPLHVIAAMGRMDCIRPLLEHGAYIHERDSKGETPITIARRLKREHFERKMFLLYWMIKSGSKDPNDLVVRGAPEKSSSGNVSKSPV; encoded by the exons ATGACAGTGCGGGAGCTCAAAGAGGAGCTGGACCTGGTGGTTGGCATCCCCTTCAACCTACAGCGGCTGCATTTCCTGGACCAAG GAATTTTGATGGATGATGCTACCCTGAAGTTCTACGATGTTATCCCTGGAGCAGTTATTTCATTATGTATCTGGCATTATGATGGTTGGACGGAACTGGTTTTGGCAGCCGTGGAAGGGGACCCCAGTAAG CTGTCATGCCTTGGCATCAGTGAGGACACCTTCTACCGAACGGCCAACTCACAGCACTTTAAGGGTGAGCAATGGAGGCAGTGGACCGCCCAGAGGGCGTTTGTGGCCTTGTACATCTCTGCTCACAGAGGTCATGCGGATGCTGTGCGGTATCTTCTAGAACTTG GAGCCAACTGCCTGGGCAAATCACCCCTGGGCAGGACGCCCCTGCATGTGATTGCAGCCATGGGCAGGATGGACTGCATCAGGCCCTTACTGGAACATGGTGCCTACATCCATGAGAGAGACTCGAAAGGGGAAACACCCATCACCATCGCAAGGCGCCTGAAGCGCGAACATTTCGAGCGCAAGATGTTCCTCCTCTACTGGATGATCAAATCTGGGAGCAAGGACCCCAATGACTTGGTAGTGAGGGGGGCTCCAGAGAAATCCAGCTCTGGAAATGTGTCAAAAAGCCCTGTGTAG